One segment of Candidatus Nanopelagicales bacterium DNA contains the following:
- a CDS encoding trigger factor codes for MKSSVETLSPTRVKLTVEVPFEEMSDSLAAAYTRISSQVTIPGFRKGKVPPRVIDQRVGRGSVLEEAVNEALPAAYDAAITENEVVAVGQPQVEVTELEDNEKLVFTAEVDIRPEFELPEYAGLAVTVADTEVTDEKVTEQLDELRKRFATALPVERAAQDDDLVLIDVEGTLDGEKQEEYSATALSYEVGSAGMVNGADEAIRGLSEGETATFPFTPEEGELAGKELSITVSVQGVRERSLPDADDEFAQLASEFDTLEELRGDLQDRVARMALVEQGMEAREKALEQLLETVEIPVPQSLLEAQVAEHFEDGHGDDEHRSEVEENTSKSIRTQFLLDKIADTEELSVGQAELTQWLIAQAPRYGMSPDQFADALVQAGQVPMAVADVRRGKALATVLQKAAVTDASGNEVNLAALDEAEADEMEEELEEALEELAEEEIAEELVEELAEEIAEEIVEEVIAEEIAEEIAEEIAEAADQAESKD; via the coding sequence GTGAAGAGTTCGGTCGAGACCCTGTCTCCCACCCGCGTCAAGCTCACCGTTGAGGTCCCGTTCGAGGAGATGAGCGATTCCCTCGCGGCGGCCTACACCCGGATCAGTTCGCAGGTCACCATTCCCGGATTCCGCAAAGGCAAGGTCCCCCCGCGAGTGATCGACCAACGCGTTGGCCGGGGGTCCGTTCTGGAGGAGGCGGTCAACGAGGCCCTCCCAGCCGCCTACGACGCCGCGATCACCGAGAACGAGGTCGTCGCCGTCGGGCAGCCGCAGGTTGAGGTCACTGAACTCGAAGACAACGAGAAGTTGGTTTTCACCGCCGAGGTCGACATTCGGCCCGAGTTTGAACTGCCTGAGTACGCCGGCCTGGCCGTGACGGTCGCCGACACCGAGGTCACTGACGAGAAAGTGACTGAGCAACTTGACGAACTGCGCAAGCGTTTCGCCACTGCGCTACCAGTCGAGCGGGCAGCGCAGGACGATGACTTGGTCCTCATTGACGTCGAGGGCACTCTCGATGGCGAGAAGCAAGAGGAATACAGCGCCACGGCCCTGTCCTACGAGGTCGGATCCGCTGGCATGGTCAACGGCGCCGACGAAGCGATCCGTGGACTTTCCGAAGGCGAGACGGCAACATTCCCCTTCACCCCGGAAGAGGGCGAGCTGGCCGGAAAGGAACTCTCCATCACAGTGTCAGTGCAGGGGGTGCGTGAGCGCTCGCTGCCTGACGCAGACGACGAGTTTGCCCAACTTGCCAGCGAGTTCGACACACTCGAGGAACTTCGCGGCGACCTGCAGGACCGGGTTGCGCGGATGGCACTGGTTGAGCAGGGAATGGAAGCACGCGAGAAGGCACTTGAGCAACTGCTCGAGACGGTCGAGATTCCAGTCCCGCAGAGTCTGTTAGAGGCACAAGTTGCCGAGCACTTCGAAGACGGTCACGGTGATGACGAGCACCGCTCTGAGGTCGAAGAGAACACCAGCAAATCCATCAGGACTCAGTTCCTCCTCGACAAGATTGCTGACACCGAGGAGCTCTCGGTCGGCCAGGCGGAGTTGACCCAATGGCTGATCGCCCAGGCACCTCGATACGGCATGAGCCCAGACCAGTTCGCTGACGCGTTGGTCCAGGCCGGACAGGTCCCGATGGCTGTCGCTGACGTTCGCCGCGGTAAAGCGTTGGCGACGGTCCTGCAGAAGGCTGCCGTGACCGATGCCAGTGGCAACGAGGTCAACCTGGCGGCGCTCGATGAGGCCGAGGCCGACGAGATGGAAGAGGAGCTTGAAGAGGCCCTCGAAGAACTCGCCGAGGAAGAGATCGCCGAGGAACTTGTCGAAGAGTTGGCTGAGGAAATTGCCGAGGAGATCGTCGAAGAAGTTATCGCCGAGGAGATCGCTGAAGAGATCGCCGAGGAGATCGCCGAAGCTGCTGACCAGGCCGAATCCAAGGACTAA